tttttaagtgtgcttggaaaagaaaatattagaaaagTGATGAGTTGGGCCCCTACTCCCTAGTGGGTCTTAAAGTTAAAGCTGGTCCCTTAGACCCTTACTCCGTTATAAATACCCTCACTCTCATCATCAACCAACACCTGCAACTTCTTAAAAACATAACTTGATAGCAGTTACCTTCTTAATTATGAAGAACGACGCCATTCTTCTTTACCCAGCTCTCGATAGAGGCCATTTCCTTTCCATGCTTGAGCTTGCAAACCTCATTGCCACTCACCACCCTTCCCTCTCCATCATCTTCCTCATTTCTACACCACCCACACCCACCACCATCCAAAAACAATGTCTCTCCNNNNNNNNNNNNNNNNNNNNNNNNNNCATCACCTTCCTCCACCTCCCTCCAGTCACTCTCCCCGCCGACCTCCACCCACACATCCTCTGCATCGAACTCTCTCGCCGCAGCAACCACAACCTTCACCAACTCCTCCACTCCATTTCCAAAACCTCCAACATCAAAGCCATTGTTTTGGACTTCATGAACTCCACCGCCGCTACGCAAGTCACCAACAGGCTCAATATCCCTACCTACTTTTACTTCACTTCATGTGCTTCCTCTCTCTCCACTATCCTTCATTTTCCAACTCTTCACGAAACCACCACAACATCCTTCAAGGATTTTCCCATGCAGATTCAAATTCCTGGGCTACCCAGAATTTCCACCGATGACTACCCCGATTTAACTAAGGATCGTGAGAGTAGCATTTACCGTGTTTTCCTTGACATATCCAAGACCATGAGAGACAGCGATGGGATCATCGTCAACACCTGCGACGCCATTGAAGCAAGAGCTATAAGAGCTTTGAGTAACAAAGAAATGAATAACAAGACACCAGAACTATTCTGCATCGGACCCATGATTTCGAACACGTGCGAGAATGACGAGAAAGGGTGCCTGAGTTGGCTCGACTCGCAGCCGAGTCAGAGCGTGGTGCTTCTGAGTTTTGGAAGCTTGGGAACGTTCTCGAAGAAGCAGTTGAAGGAGATAGCTAAGGGGTTGGAGAAGAGCAAGCAGAGATTCTTGTGGGTGGTGAGGGCTGAAGCTGAGTCAGATAACTCGGAACCGAGTCTGAACGAGTTGTTGCCGGAAGGGTTCTTGGAGAGAACAAAGGAGAAGGGAATGGTGGTTAAGGATTGGGCCCCACAGGCAGCGATACTGAGTCATGACTCGGTGGGTGGGTTTGTGACTCACTGCGGTTGGAACTCGATCCTGGAGGCTGTTTGTGAAGGAGTGCCAATGGTGGCGTGGCCTCTTTATGCAGAGCAAAAGATGAACAGAGTGATTATGGTGCGAGAAATGAAGGTTGGTTTGGAGGTGAAGGAGGATAAAGATGGGTTCGTGAGTGCAAGTGAGTTGGAGGAGCGAGTTAATGAGTTGATGGacaataatttagtcaaataacTCAAGTTATCTAGCCATTTTCAATTATCTTTATCCTCAACCGTGAAATATGTTTAGTTGCCAGTGTTGTGTTGTTCTTGTATATTCAAAGGGCTCAAGTTTAAGTTATTATGAGACTAATAGAAGGGTTTTCTTTAAGgtatcttttaatttcataGATAAATTCGTCCGTAAATTATCTAATGAATTATTGTTTACACAATGCGGGATTAATCTGCTTTTTGTGCTCATTTCAGCTCCACCCTAGTCATTAAATACATACCTTGTGTGACATCTCATGCAAACACAAGCACTTCAAATTAATGGAGGATGAATGCATATACATACATCATTGATTTTAGAGGAACATGTTGTGTTCTAATAGCTAGGGTCAACCATGTGTTTGCATCATAGGATCTTTATTAGTGAAGACTTTTTTATGTCTTACCCAGTATAATGAAGGACAGCAACCAACACGGTAAACCTTCGCCACCATTAACGTCTATGTAATGTAATAAATAATGGTCCTACGATAACTAATATTTGTTACattattaaagaagaagaagaaatatggGTGATCGCGAATGGAATTGAATATGATCAAAATCTTGATTCGATCTGCACTAAAATTATTGGATTGGATCGAATTTAATATTCTCAGTTCTTTGCGGATTCGATCGGATATCAGATATATCTGtcaaacacaaaaaatatttttaaaatttattttattgaaaaaattcaataaaattcattttattaaatatatttattcttaaaataatattaaaaatatattttttaaataataaattaaaataacacaacatatataataattatttgttaaaacaaaatataaaaaatattttttatttttgtgaataCGCAGATGTGCATATACTTACACAAAATCTGTAATTTAATTCTATTAATGTACGGATCAGATATCTTATAGATCTGATCTATatccatattttttaaattgaattcgAATAAACAATTCGAAAAAACACCGCAAATTTGATGCATGAACACacccaaaagagaaaaataaaagatatacgCTTTATGGCTCCCAATGGTCCCTCCTTGTGGTAAATTATTAGGCCGAATTTATATCTCccttcaatttttatatttattttgtagatTTAAGTAATCTGTATGGCTGTATCCTAAAAAACACATGTGAagagtataataataaaaacatttgcatttttaatatgtttaaggtattaaaatataaaagacaattttttaataacttttagtcaaatttaatttttttatagtgcttttaaaatgtatttttaaaacataaattagcaaaattctattttttttagaattttctttattaaaagtaagaaaaccggaaatatataaaaacaaaaattaatatgtcTTGTTTGCATATTATTTCGCGGCATATATGTACGTCCGTTtcactgatttttttttttttgtatctaaTCCCACCCGAACTCGAACCAAACCGATTAAATTGGTCCTGGAACCGACGGGTAATCGGGTCCAACTCGAACCAAACCAATGATATTTGCTGATGATTGGTTCGGGTATTGGTTTTGGGGGCGCGGAACCCGAACCAACCCGTATACCcgatcataattaattaaataaaatatatataactttttatGTGTTTTCTAACTCATAACCATAATCCTATCTCACTAATGTTTAGATTTTAATGTGTTTTGGTTTTAGCTTCTTTCAAAGATTATTCACTAAACTTTTGTATTTAACTTCTAATATTTCTATTgcacttttatattttcattagacaagtttatttactattaatatgtttggattttgatgagtttaatttttaatgtatttggtaTTTAATATGTTTGCATTATTTCTGTTGATGTTACATGTTTATTGTATTTcttgaatttttaagataaaaatttgccaatttggttttttttttttttaatgaatttcaAAGTCATCGGGTACCCGCTACCCGACCGAACCAATCCGCTCttaatcggtttggtttggttcgggtaCAAGCACAAAAAAACGCaaatccgaaccaaaccaaaccaattactTTTTGATCGATTCGATTCTAATTTTACCTTGAATCCGAACCAAACCGACCCATGTTCACCCCTAAATATTTGACTTGTGAACTAATAATTAGTTTCTTCTAGAAAtctaataccaaaaaaaaaaagtttcttCTAGAAATCTGTGAAATCGCTAACCATATGTAATAATGGGAGTCTTCTTGTGAGCAATATTGTTAGTGTAGGGTATGAGAATTCGGTTGTTGTCACTTGTCACCAAGCTCCATAACATGTTCCCATATTGAATGCACTTATTAGGCTCGCAGCCGCTACA
The Arachis duranensis cultivar V14167 chromosome 5, aradu.V14167.gnm2.J7QH, whole genome shotgun sequence genome window above contains:
- the LOC107491087 gene encoding UDP-glycosyltransferase 1, with the protein product MKNDAILLYPALDRGHFLSMLELANLIATHHPSLSIIFLISTPPTPTTIQKQCLSXXXXXXXXXITFLHLPPVTLPADLHPHILCIELSRRSNHNLHQLLHSISKTSNIKAIVLDFMNSTAATQVTNRLNIPTYFYFTSCASSLSTILHFPTLHETTTTSFKDFPMQIQIPGLPRISTDDYPDLTKDRESSIYRVFLDISKTMRDSDGIIVNTCDAIEARAIRALSNKEMNNKTPELFCIGPMISNTCENDEKGCLSWLDSQPSQSVVLLSFGSLGTFSKKQLKEIAKGLEKSKQRFLWVVRAEAESDNSEPSLNELLPEGFLERTKEKGMVVKDWAPQAAILSHDSVGGFVTHCGWNSILEAVCEGVPMVAWPLYAEQKMNRVIMVREMKVGLEVKEDKDGFVSASELEERVNELMDNNLVK